A genome region from uncultured Roseibium sp. includes the following:
- a CDS encoding D-glycerate dehydrogenase translates to MAKKKPVVVVTRKLPDVVETRMRELFETRLNENDRPFSQAELVEAVKTADVLVPTVTDRIDSSVLSQAGPNLRLIANFGNGVDNIDVLTANNRGINVTNTPGVLTEDTADMTMALMLAVPRRLASGIKALESGEWSGWSPTWMLGHRIWGKRLGIIGMGRIGQAVARRAKAFGMSIHYHNRRRVAPDVEDALEATYWDSLDQMLARMDVVSIHCPHTPATFHLLSARRLKLMKKGAYVVNTARGEVIDENALIRMLESGDLAGAGLDVFEHEPAVNPKLAGMENVLLLPHMGSATLEGRIEMGEKVIINIKTFMDGHRPPDRVLPSML, encoded by the coding sequence ATGGCGAAAAAGAAGCCTGTGGTCGTCGTAACCCGGAAATTGCCGGATGTCGTTGAAACCCGCATGCGCGAATTGTTCGAGACGCGGCTGAACGAAAACGACCGGCCTTTCAGTCAGGCCGAACTCGTTGAAGCGGTGAAAACCGCCGATGTTCTCGTTCCGACGGTTACCGACCGGATCGATTCCTCGGTTCTGTCCCAGGCCGGACCGAATCTCCGGCTGATCGCGAACTTCGGTAACGGCGTCGACAATATCGATGTGCTGACCGCCAACAACCGGGGCATCAACGTCACCAACACACCAGGCGTGTTGACCGAAGACACGGCCGACATGACCATGGCACTGATGCTTGCCGTGCCGCGCCGACTGGCTTCAGGCATCAAGGCACTCGAATCCGGCGAATGGTCGGGATGGTCTCCGACCTGGATGCTCGGTCACCGGATCTGGGGAAAACGCCTCGGCATCATCGGCATGGGGCGGATCGGCCAGGCGGTTGCCCGTCGCGCCAAGGCGTTCGGCATGTCGATCCACTATCATAACCGCCGCAGGGTCGCTCCAGACGTGGAAGACGCCCTGGAAGCCACCTATTGGGACAGCCTCGACCAGATGCTGGCGCGCATGGATGTGGTTTCCATCCACTGCCCGCACACGCCGGCGACCTTCCATCTTTTGTCGGCCCGGCGGCTGAAGCTGATGAAGAAGGGCGCTTACGTGGTCAACACCGCCCGCGGCGAAGTGATTGACGAAAACGCCCTGATCCGAATGCTGGAATCCGGCGATCTTGCCGGCGCGGGTCTCGACGTTTTCGAACATGAGCCTGCGGTCAATCCGAAGCTTGCCGGGATGGAAAATGTCCTGCTGTTGCCCCATATGGGGTCGGCAACCCTCGAAGGTCGTATTGAGATGGGTGAGAAGGTCATCATCAACATCAAGACCTTCATGGACGGTCACCGTCCGCCGGACCGGGTGCTGCCGTCCATGCTTTGA